The window TTCGGCAGGTCCGCGGACTTCCCGCCTGCGCCCGCGATGATTATCTCGAGGCCGCGGTCCTCGGCGGTCTCGGCGTAGGCCGTCATCAGGTCGGGCGTGCGATGAGCGGAGGTAACGTAGGTTTCGAACGTGAAGCGTTCCGCGGGCGGATTCTCGTAGTCGGTCTGTTCGGCGAAGCCGAGTTCGTCGACGAACGCGTCGTAGGCCCCCCGACGGCGACCGCCGGTCATCATCGTCTCGAGGTCCGAGTCGCTGCCCATCACGATCCCGACGTCCGGGGTCTCCTCGTCCGGTCGATCCGCCGTCGCCTCCTCGTGGAGTCGGTCGATCAGGTCGTCGACTGCCGGTGCGGTCATACGCGCGGCTTCCGCTCCGGGGGCAATGAAAGCTGGTGATTCGACCCCGCAGTTCAGGCTCGGACCGCCATCGGCGCTCAGCGCGACCCCTGACAGCCGCCGCGCAGGCGACTGCACCCGGAGCGGCG of the Halobiforma lacisalsi AJ5 genome contains:
- a CDS encoding AIR carboxylase family protein — its product is MTAPAVDDLIDRLHEEATADRPDEETPDVGIVMGSDSDLETMMTGGRRRGAYDAFVDELGFAEQTDYENPPAERFTFETYVTSAHRTPDLMTAYAETAEDRGLEIIIAGAGGKSADLPNMTASIAYPLPVIGVPVQEKSVDSVIGMPTGAPLVAVDAGKSFNAALSAAQILARRHDEVRERLVDYHEGLRESVGSVSRELHDEGTPAFRDRRGDQ